The proteins below are encoded in one region of Oncorhynchus masou masou isolate Uvic2021 chromosome 15, UVic_Omas_1.1, whole genome shotgun sequence:
- the LOC135555684 gene encoding mitogen-activated protein kinase kinase kinase 14-like isoform X1 — translation MAVNQRIFNSTRPFSGSPQIELKGSYPSLPSPEDRMSDEEGKESEGDFMACLKPRLIQVLTQGTAEQVGEAGPLNYQKNSFIAQAECETQDSQQFSPSCSERSYVGSPNCLINRDSSEHNNVACSTVASTQDQPGSPAHCSPRKKPRKNQKRKEKKEEQRETVKQRQRRRVPSGVPEQETQTGSSPQLIQTQEDASEALSNISTSYSSSIPSLEAHDTRRPPYPLQDCNRGPSHSHPCWGPQVFSPSCNLSTYGQESDSDSPLSSVGDCSLALAGLRGSVSQEDRCYAGPFCKDVERHIWEKEGEVSETDTNEGLIFNENIQPVNYEYREGKDYSLCKSINTGSYGEVHSVQDNRTHFRFCAKKILLKSFSSEEVGTWSALKSPRVVELFGVIREGPYVVLFMDLKAGSVGQLIKERGRLPEDLALHYHCQVLGALEHLLKRRVLHLDIKADNVLLSEDGRDTFLCDFGHSERMDIGGQSLSASQGADLKGTETHMAPEIVKGETRGAKADVWSSCCMLLHMLNGCQPWTRYYSRPLYFKIANEPPPLREIPPDCSPFTADVIKVGLQKEPTKRASAPELKGRAARALREVGGLSSPIRGSYKEPLQIDDSPGQSSQPWPPFSRDTCSEENHKLLLESMNPGSRELNNDEEEEGSEADTEETTSPPDSPRSLLTQLHEWQNPKMADVTSNVSELELRKLEREFYLTSLSQLHSAETQEQLLSCLSSSDCYSNRDLWDRKDSGRWSISPGDDLSSGVFSYNSQPDGQILSMDWLVHQSHLSPPRCFEGVDVCITDVNGQSIRIREKRRVKVGHIATGISDQISERVFTMETQEREPVAHDEEVQDSGLLLRCVPAPDYSQAWRWRVKEGVLETRD, via the exons ATGGCGGTGAATCAAAGGATCTTTAACTCGACCAGACCATTCTCAGGGTCACCCCAAATAGAGCTGAAGGGGTCttacccaagcctccccagcccAGAAGACAGGATGAGTGacgaggaggggaaggagagcgaAGGGGACTTCATGGCTTGTTTAAAACCCAGACTAATTCAAGTCCTAACGCAGGGCACAGCAGAACAAGTGGGTGAAGCAGGTCCACTGAACTATCAGAAGAACTCATTCATAGCCCAGGCTGAAT GTGAAACCCAAGACTCCCAGCAGTTCAGCCCTTCCTGCTCCGAACGCTCCTATGTCGGGTCCCCCAACTGCTTAATCAACCG GGACTCATCAGAGCACAACAATGTGGCGTGTTCCACCGTAGCCTCCACCCAGGACCAACCAGGCTCCCCGGCCCACTGCTCCCCCAGGAAGAAGCCAAGGAAGAAtcagaagaggaaggagaagaaagaggagcaAAGGGAGACAgtgaagcagagacagagacgtagAGTACCTTCTGGTGTCCCTGAGCAGGAGACCCAGACTGGCAGTTCTCCTCAACTGATCCAGACCCAG GAGGACGCTTCAGAGGCATTAAGTAACATCAGCACTTCCTACAGTAGCAGTATCCCGAGTTTAGAGGCGCATGACACCAGACGCCCCCCTTACCCCCTCCAGGACTGCAACAGGGGCCCCAGCCATTCCCACCCATGCTGGGGCCCCCAGGTGTTTAGCCCCTCCTGCAACCTCTCCACCTATGGGCAGGAGAGTGACTCGGACTCTCCACTCAGCAGTGTGGGAGACTGTTCGTTGGCCCTAGCAGGGCTCAGGGGCAGTGTCAGTCAGGAGGACCGATGCTACGCAGGTCCCTTCTGCAAAGACGTGGAAAGGCATAtctgggagaaggagggagaagtcTCAGAGACTGACACCAACGAGGGCCTGATCTTCAATGAG AATATTCAGCCTGTGAATTATGAGTACAGGGAGGGGAAGGACTACAGCCTCTGCAAGTCTATCAACACAGGGTCATACGGGGAAGTGCACAGTGTGCAAGACAACAGAACACACTTCAGATTTTGCGCTAAAAAG aTTCTCCTGAAGAGTTTTAGTAGTGAGGAAGTGGGTACGTGGAGTGCCCTGAAGTCTCCTCGCGTGGTGGAACTCTTCGGAGTGATCAGAGAGGGGCCCTATGTCGTCCTCTTCATGGACCTCAAAGCTG GCTCTGTGGGTCAGCTTATTAAAGAGAGGGGTCGGCTACCTGAGGACCTGGCCCTTCACTACCACTGTCAGGTCCTGGGGGCGCTGGAACACCTGCTGAAGAGACGAGTGCTGCATCTGGACATAAAGG cggACAATGTGTTGCTGTCAGAGGATGGGAGGGACACTTTTCTGTGTGACTTTGGACACTCGGAGAGAATGGACATTGGTGGACAGAGCCTAAGTGCATCCCAAGGAG CAGATCTGaaggggacagagacacacatgGCCCCGGAGATTGTGAAAGGGGAAACCCGCGGAGCCAAAGCAGACGTGTGGAGCAGCTGCTGCATGTTACTGCACATGCTCAATGGCTGCCAGCCCTGGACACGATACTACTCCCGCCCACTGTACTTCAAG ATAGCCAATGAACCACCGCCTCTGAGGGAGATCCCGCCCGATTGCAGTCCCTTCACTGCTGATGTCATAAAGGTGGGACTACAGAAGGAGCCAACCAAGAGGGCCTCTGCCCCGGAGCTCAAGGGAAGAGCAGCCAGAGCTCTGAGAGAAG TGGGAGGACTCAGCAGCCCCATCAGAGGGTCCTATAAGGAGCCCCTACAGATAGATGACAGCCCCGGCCAGTCTAGCCAGCCCTGGCCTCCCTTCAGCAGAgacacctgctctgaggagaacCATAAGCTATTGCTGGAATCCATGAACCCAGGGAGCAGGGAGCTGAacaatgatgaggaggaggaaggcagtgaggcagacacagaggagacaacCTCACCTCCAGACTCACCTCGCTCTCTACTGACACAACTCCATGAATGGCAAAATCCCAAGATGGCCGACGTCACCTCCAACGTGTCTGAGCTTGAACTGCGCAAACTGGAGAGAG AGTTCTACCTGACCAGTCTGTCTCAGCTGCACTCAGCAGAAACCCAGGAGCAACTACTGTCCTGCCTGAGCAGCAGTGACTGTTACTCCAACAGGGACTTATGGGACAGAAAG GACTCTGGCCGTTGGTCCATCAGCCCAGGTGATGACCTCAGCTCTGGCGTGTTCTCCTACAACAGCCAACCGGACGGACAGATTCTCAGTATGGACTGGCTGGTTCACCAAAGCCACCTGTCTCCACCCCGATGCTTTGAGG GAGTGGACGTCTGCATCACGGACGTAAATGGGCAAAGCATCCGGATCCGAGAGAAACGTAGGGTGAAGGTGGGCCACATTGCCACGGGGATCAGCGACCAG atCTCTGAGAGGGTGTTCACCATGGAGACTCAGGAGCGGGAGCCAGTGGCCCATGATGAGGAGGTGCAGGACTCTGGCCTCCTGCTCCGCTGTGTCCCTGCTCCTGACTACAGCCAGGCCTGGAGATGGAGGGTCAAGGAGGGGGTGCTGGAGACTCGTGACTGA
- the LOC135555686 gene encoding apoptosis regulator BAX-like isoform X1: MTAGGSRLKVILVTLQDGYAVGRRRFSLFNSTFLGIFCLNEDEGQTTQTIGNGTDQVLELGKRLLTDFIYERVRRHADSSTQLSVLQTQLGGSELCDPNHKKLAQCLQQIGDELDGNTQLQSMINDTALQPSQEVFMRVACEIFSDGKFNWGRVVALFYFACRLVIKALLTKVPDIIRTIISWATDYLRDHVINWIREQGGWEGIRSYFGTPTWQTVGVFLAGVLTTVLVIRRM, translated from the exons ATGACTGCAGGCGGAAGCAGACTCAAAGTAATATTAGTAACGTTACAAGATGGCTACGCCGTCGGGAGGAGGCGATTCAG TCTTTTTAACAGTACTTTCCTGGGGATATTTTGTCTCAATGAAGATGAAGGACAAACCACACAGACAATCG GTAATGGAACTGATCAGGTACTAGAACTGGGaaaaagattactgacaga TTTCATCTACGAGCGGGTTCGTCGCCATGCCGACAGCAGCACTCAGTTGTCAGTGTTACAGACCCAGTTGGGCGGGAGTGAGCTGTGTGACCCCAACCACAAGAAACTGGCCCAGTGCCTGCAGCAGATTGGAGATGAGCTGGATGGCAATACACAACTCCAAAG TATGATAAATGATACTGCACTCCAGCCCAGCCAGGAGGTTTTTATGAGAGTGGCCTGTGAGATCTTCTCTGATGGGAAGTTCAACTGGGGTAGGGTGGTGGCACTCTTCTACTTTGCCTGTCGGCTGGTCATCAAG GCTCTGTTGACCAAGGTCCCCGACATCATCAGAACCATTATCAGCTGGGCCACAGACTACCTGCGAGATCATGTGATCAACTGGATTAGGGAGCAGGGTGGCTGG GAGGGAATCCGTTCCTACTTTGGCACTCCCACCTGGCAGACCGTGGGGGTGTTCCTCGCTGGAGTTCTTACCACTGTGCTGGTCATCCGCAGGATGTGa
- the LOC135555686 gene encoding apoptosis regulator BAX-like isoform X2 has protein sequence MTAGGSRLKVILVTLQDGYAVGRRRFSTFLGIFCLNEDEGQTTQTIGNGTDQVLELGKRLLTDFIYERVRRHADSSTQLSVLQTQLGGSELCDPNHKKLAQCLQQIGDELDGNTQLQSMINDTALQPSQEVFMRVACEIFSDGKFNWGRVVALFYFACRLVIKALLTKVPDIIRTIISWATDYLRDHVINWIREQGGWEGIRSYFGTPTWQTVGVFLAGVLTTVLVIRRM, from the exons ATGACTGCAGGCGGAAGCAGACTCAAAGTAATATTAGTAACGTTACAAGATGGCTACGCCGTCGGGAGGAGGCGATTCAG TACTTTCCTGGGGATATTTTGTCTCAATGAAGATGAAGGACAAACCACACAGACAATCG GTAATGGAACTGATCAGGTACTAGAACTGGGaaaaagattactgacaga TTTCATCTACGAGCGGGTTCGTCGCCATGCCGACAGCAGCACTCAGTTGTCAGTGTTACAGACCCAGTTGGGCGGGAGTGAGCTGTGTGACCCCAACCACAAGAAACTGGCCCAGTGCCTGCAGCAGATTGGAGATGAGCTGGATGGCAATACACAACTCCAAAG TATGATAAATGATACTGCACTCCAGCCCAGCCAGGAGGTTTTTATGAGAGTGGCCTGTGAGATCTTCTCTGATGGGAAGTTCAACTGGGGTAGGGTGGTGGCACTCTTCTACTTTGCCTGTCGGCTGGTCATCAAG GCTCTGTTGACCAAGGTCCCCGACATCATCAGAACCATTATCAGCTGGGCCACAGACTACCTGCGAGATCATGTGATCAACTGGATTAGGGAGCAGGGTGGCTGG GAGGGAATCCGTTCCTACTTTGGCACTCCCACCTGGCAGACCGTGGGGGTGTTCCTCGCTGGAGTTCTTACCACTGTGCTGGTCATCCGCAGGATGTGa
- the LOC135555686 gene encoding apoptosis regulator BAX-like isoform X3 — MATPSGGGDSGNGTDQVLELGKRLLTDFIYERVRRHADSSTQLSVLQTQLGGSELCDPNHKKLAQCLQQIGDELDGNTQLQSMINDTALQPSQEVFMRVACEIFSDGKFNWGRVVALFYFACRLVIKALLTKVPDIIRTIISWATDYLRDHVINWIREQGGWEGIRSYFGTPTWQTVGVFLAGVLTTVLVIRRM, encoded by the exons ATGGCTACGCCGTCGGGAGGAGGCGATTCAG GTAATGGAACTGATCAGGTACTAGAACTGGGaaaaagattactgacaga TTTCATCTACGAGCGGGTTCGTCGCCATGCCGACAGCAGCACTCAGTTGTCAGTGTTACAGACCCAGTTGGGCGGGAGTGAGCTGTGTGACCCCAACCACAAGAAACTGGCCCAGTGCCTGCAGCAGATTGGAGATGAGCTGGATGGCAATACACAACTCCAAAG TATGATAAATGATACTGCACTCCAGCCCAGCCAGGAGGTTTTTATGAGAGTGGCCTGTGAGATCTTCTCTGATGGGAAGTTCAACTGGGGTAGGGTGGTGGCACTCTTCTACTTTGCCTGTCGGCTGGTCATCAAG GCTCTGTTGACCAAGGTCCCCGACATCATCAGAACCATTATCAGCTGGGCCACAGACTACCTGCGAGATCATGTGATCAACTGGATTAGGGAGCAGGGTGGCTGG GAGGGAATCCGTTCCTACTTTGGCACTCCCACCTGGCAGACCGTGGGGGTGTTCCTCGCTGGAGTTCTTACCACTGTGCTGGTCATCCGCAGGATGTGa
- the LOC135555687 gene encoding small ribosomal subunit protein uS17 codes for MADAQTERAYQKQPTIFQNKKRVLVGEGGKEAKEKLPRYHKSVGLGFKTPREAIDGTYIDKKCPFTGNVSIRGRILSGVVTKMKMQRTIVIRRDYLHYIRKYNRFEKRHKNMSVHLSPAFRDVSVGDIVTVGECRPLSKTVRFNVLKVTKAAGAKKQFQKF; via the exons ATGGCGGATGCACAA ACCGAGAGGGCTTATCAGAAGCAGCCAACCATCTTCCAGAACAAGAAGCGTGTTCTGGTTGGTGAAGGTGGCAAGGAGGCCAAGGAGAAGCTCCCACGCTACCACAAGAGCGTTGGTCTAGGCTTCAAAACCCCAAGAGAG GCTATCGATGGTACTTACATTGACAAGAAATGCCCCTTCACTGGGAATGTCTCCATCCGTGGTCGTATcctctccg GCGTGGTGACCAAGATGAAGATGCAGAGGACCATCGTCATCAGACGTGACTACCTGCATTACATCCGCAAATACAACCGCTTTGAGAAGAGGCACAAGAAcatgtctgtccatctctcaccTGCCTTCAG AGACGTCTCCGTCGGAGACATTGTTACCGTCGGAGAGTGCCGACCCCTCAGCAAGACAGTCAGGTTCAACGTCCTCAAGGTCACAAAGGCCGCTGGAGCCAAGAAGCAGTTCCAGAAGTTCTAA
- the LOC135555684 gene encoding mitogen-activated protein kinase kinase kinase 14-like isoform X2: MAVNQRIFNSTRPFSGSPQIELKGSYPSLPSPEDRMSDEEGKESEGDFMACLKPRLIQVLTQGTAEQVGEAGPLNYQKNSFIAQAECETQDSQQFSPSCSERSYVGSPNCLINRDSSEHNNVACSTVASTQDQPGSPAHCSPRKKPRKNQKRKEKKEEQRETVKQRQRRRVPSGVPEQETQTGSSPQLIQTQEDASEALSNISTSYSSSIPSLEAHDTRRPPYPLQDCNRGPSHSHPCWGPQVFSPSCNLSTYGQESDSDSPLSSVGDCSLALAGLRGSVSQEDRCYAGPFCKDVERHIWEKEGEVSETDTNEGLIFNENIQPVNYEYREGKDYSLCKSINTGSYGEVHSVQDNRTHFRFCAKKILLKSFSSEEVGTWSALKSPRVVELFGVIREGPYVVLFMDLKAGSVGQLIKERGRLPEDLALHYHCQVLGALEHLLKRRVLHLDIKADNVLLSEDGRDTFLCDFGHSERMDIGGQSLSASQGDLKGTETHMAPEIVKGETRGAKADVWSSCCMLLHMLNGCQPWTRYYSRPLYFKIANEPPPLREIPPDCSPFTADVIKVGLQKEPTKRASAPELKGRAARALREVGGLSSPIRGSYKEPLQIDDSPGQSSQPWPPFSRDTCSEENHKLLLESMNPGSRELNNDEEEEGSEADTEETTSPPDSPRSLLTQLHEWQNPKMADVTSNVSELELRKLEREFYLTSLSQLHSAETQEQLLSCLSSSDCYSNRDLWDRKDSGRWSISPGDDLSSGVFSYNSQPDGQILSMDWLVHQSHLSPPRCFEGVDVCITDVNGQSIRIREKRRVKVGHIATGISDQISERVFTMETQEREPVAHDEEVQDSGLLLRCVPAPDYSQAWRWRVKEGVLETRD; the protein is encoded by the exons ATGGCGGTGAATCAAAGGATCTTTAACTCGACCAGACCATTCTCAGGGTCACCCCAAATAGAGCTGAAGGGGTCttacccaagcctccccagcccAGAAGACAGGATGAGTGacgaggaggggaaggagagcgaAGGGGACTTCATGGCTTGTTTAAAACCCAGACTAATTCAAGTCCTAACGCAGGGCACAGCAGAACAAGTGGGTGAAGCAGGTCCACTGAACTATCAGAAGAACTCATTCATAGCCCAGGCTGAAT GTGAAACCCAAGACTCCCAGCAGTTCAGCCCTTCCTGCTCCGAACGCTCCTATGTCGGGTCCCCCAACTGCTTAATCAACCG GGACTCATCAGAGCACAACAATGTGGCGTGTTCCACCGTAGCCTCCACCCAGGACCAACCAGGCTCCCCGGCCCACTGCTCCCCCAGGAAGAAGCCAAGGAAGAAtcagaagaggaaggagaagaaagaggagcaAAGGGAGACAgtgaagcagagacagagacgtagAGTACCTTCTGGTGTCCCTGAGCAGGAGACCCAGACTGGCAGTTCTCCTCAACTGATCCAGACCCAG GAGGACGCTTCAGAGGCATTAAGTAACATCAGCACTTCCTACAGTAGCAGTATCCCGAGTTTAGAGGCGCATGACACCAGACGCCCCCCTTACCCCCTCCAGGACTGCAACAGGGGCCCCAGCCATTCCCACCCATGCTGGGGCCCCCAGGTGTTTAGCCCCTCCTGCAACCTCTCCACCTATGGGCAGGAGAGTGACTCGGACTCTCCACTCAGCAGTGTGGGAGACTGTTCGTTGGCCCTAGCAGGGCTCAGGGGCAGTGTCAGTCAGGAGGACCGATGCTACGCAGGTCCCTTCTGCAAAGACGTGGAAAGGCATAtctgggagaaggagggagaagtcTCAGAGACTGACACCAACGAGGGCCTGATCTTCAATGAG AATATTCAGCCTGTGAATTATGAGTACAGGGAGGGGAAGGACTACAGCCTCTGCAAGTCTATCAACACAGGGTCATACGGGGAAGTGCACAGTGTGCAAGACAACAGAACACACTTCAGATTTTGCGCTAAAAAG aTTCTCCTGAAGAGTTTTAGTAGTGAGGAAGTGGGTACGTGGAGTGCCCTGAAGTCTCCTCGCGTGGTGGAACTCTTCGGAGTGATCAGAGAGGGGCCCTATGTCGTCCTCTTCATGGACCTCAAAGCTG GCTCTGTGGGTCAGCTTATTAAAGAGAGGGGTCGGCTACCTGAGGACCTGGCCCTTCACTACCACTGTCAGGTCCTGGGGGCGCTGGAACACCTGCTGAAGAGACGAGTGCTGCATCTGGACATAAAGG cggACAATGTGTTGCTGTCAGAGGATGGGAGGGACACTTTTCTGTGTGACTTTGGACACTCGGAGAGAATGGACATTGGTGGACAGAGCCTAAGTGCATCCCAAGGAG ATCTGaaggggacagagacacacatgGCCCCGGAGATTGTGAAAGGGGAAACCCGCGGAGCCAAAGCAGACGTGTGGAGCAGCTGCTGCATGTTACTGCACATGCTCAATGGCTGCCAGCCCTGGACACGATACTACTCCCGCCCACTGTACTTCAAG ATAGCCAATGAACCACCGCCTCTGAGGGAGATCCCGCCCGATTGCAGTCCCTTCACTGCTGATGTCATAAAGGTGGGACTACAGAAGGAGCCAACCAAGAGGGCCTCTGCCCCGGAGCTCAAGGGAAGAGCAGCCAGAGCTCTGAGAGAAG TGGGAGGACTCAGCAGCCCCATCAGAGGGTCCTATAAGGAGCCCCTACAGATAGATGACAGCCCCGGCCAGTCTAGCCAGCCCTGGCCTCCCTTCAGCAGAgacacctgctctgaggagaacCATAAGCTATTGCTGGAATCCATGAACCCAGGGAGCAGGGAGCTGAacaatgatgaggaggaggaaggcagtgaggcagacacagaggagacaacCTCACCTCCAGACTCACCTCGCTCTCTACTGACACAACTCCATGAATGGCAAAATCCCAAGATGGCCGACGTCACCTCCAACGTGTCTGAGCTTGAACTGCGCAAACTGGAGAGAG AGTTCTACCTGACCAGTCTGTCTCAGCTGCACTCAGCAGAAACCCAGGAGCAACTACTGTCCTGCCTGAGCAGCAGTGACTGTTACTCCAACAGGGACTTATGGGACAGAAAG GACTCTGGCCGTTGGTCCATCAGCCCAGGTGATGACCTCAGCTCTGGCGTGTTCTCCTACAACAGCCAACCGGACGGACAGATTCTCAGTATGGACTGGCTGGTTCACCAAAGCCACCTGTCTCCACCCCGATGCTTTGAGG GAGTGGACGTCTGCATCACGGACGTAAATGGGCAAAGCATCCGGATCCGAGAGAAACGTAGGGTGAAGGTGGGCCACATTGCCACGGGGATCAGCGACCAG atCTCTGAGAGGGTGTTCACCATGGAGACTCAGGAGCGGGAGCCAGTGGCCCATGATGAGGAGGTGCAGGACTCTGGCCTCCTGCTCCGCTGTGTCCCTGCTCCTGACTACAGCCAGGCCTGGAGATGGAGGGTCAAGGAGGGGGTGCTGGAGACTCGTGACTGA